The DNA sequence CGTAGACGAATCAACTACGCCCTTCAAGTCAGAAGGGGATGTCCCTTCGGACGTCACCGACGATGAAAATGACATAAGGTCAGAGAAGAAAACGCAGCGGGGAACGACACCGAGGAAAGAAGAGATGGAGACGACACCGGTGCTGGAGATGATGCCGGAGTGCTGGAGACGACACTGGTTGTGCTATTGGGAGATGATACCGGTGTTGTACAAGGAGAAGCCGAGCTAGAATATTCCTCCAAAAATTCGTCAAGCTTGGCAAGGGAAGGCGACGCAGCTTGAACGCCATCTTTTGCCTATGGCAATGGAGGCTCACAAGCTCTTTGATCGTGGAAAACACGACCAACTAGTCATCGACGCCGTTAAAAATGAAGTAATGTCGGTTTCAAATCTGAGAAGCGCCTTGCGAATGCTTCCAGCTAAACACCACGAGATGGCTCTTCGAGATACGCCGTCGAAGACGAACCGCAGCTCTTCGGAGCTAAAGGAGATGATAGGCGCTCAACTAAAGGATCCTAACATCGGTATCTTCTTTTCCTTACTCGGTTTATGTTGGTCGGAGATTCTTAGTTGGAGGGGTGAGACACGTCGCGGCTTAAAGGTGGAGCCGCCAGTGAAGAAGGGCAATCGGAGAGGCCTAATCCCATCAGATCTGGTTTTCTTGGTTTTCTTGGTGGAGTCGCCTGAGAAGATGAAGAGCGGGGTAAGTTTCCTTTCACGTGTTATGGAAAAAGGCTCTTTTGTTAGAATATTTACTTTTGACCCAACCCAAATTATGGCCCAATCAAATACAAACATGGGCCCACTTATCATTGGAGGTCATGAGCCCAAGTTATTGGATCCACAGTTAAGGATGGGTTTAATAATTTTAGTTCATGGGCTGATTTCTTGGAATCTTGATAGTGAGGCCTACTTTCCTAAATTTTCTATCCCAATAGGACCTGGACCTTTCCCCAAAGGGCATGTTCAATTTAAACAAAACCCATTTTTTCCAAAGCCTACGAGAATATCAGATTATACATATAAGGACactatgaaaatattttttccttatGTATACTCTGTCTATTGGCGGTCAACTTCTCAATTGCCAAGGCAAAGTGTTGCCAATTACCATGCCATGGACGGTAGGGAATCACTCTACTTCATGTTGGAGAGGGTGTTTTCATTGATGCTATTGGAAAAGCTCTCTTATGTCATATTAAATGAGGTAAGCTCTCAACCTTTGATTGGGTTCACTGAATTTTATTTCTGTCACACAAAGAAATTCTGTTGTGAATTCTTAACTAAAGGAGATGCTATGGAATACTTGTGTGGGAATGTGCCAACCAATTACTTGGTGTTCTCGGGAATACTTGAAAGGGTTAAGGAATTGCAACATGATTCAATTAAACTTTTAGCGCAAGATCAAAACTCTATCCTCCCAACAATGATTGCtgaattttctctctcttttgcaTCTTATTCCTGGGAGGGGTGGGAGCGAAAACACCAACTAGATGAATTATACATTGAAGTTGCTTTATGGAAGTACAACTATCAATTTTTGGTGTGTAATGTTTCTCTTTCATTCTTGGGGCCTCATTGTTGCTGGGTTTTTGACCGGGGCAAGAAAATGAATCCTGAACATAATCAATTTTTGGCAAACTCAGTTTTTTGTCCTTCTCTTCTCGACCGGCTTTCAGGAGCACCCTTTGCAGCCACAACAGCGACTGTCCTACCATTTTTTCTGCACGCGAAGGGCGACACTATCAATTTACTCAGCTGGTTTTTCGATCGAGGTCGACTCACTAAGGAGAGATGTCTCTCCCCTAGCTTGAACATCATACATTTGCTGGCTTGGTTCTTCGACAGAGGACGAGCCAAAAATTGTTGTGGAGGCTTGTGTTCTtcaccttgaggacaaggtgaATTTCGGGCGGCCGGTATTGTTAGGCCTTAGGGTAATTAATAAAGAGGGTAATTAGGTAATTGTAATTGGAGTGTTGagattgtataaataggagAGTAATAGAAGGGTTTGAGGGGGGAATGATTTAGTTAAGTGAGCTTATAGCTCTTGGGAGAGAGCTGGGTCTCTCGAATACCCAGCAAACTTGTTCTCTTTGTCACTCTAATATCAATATACTAGCTATTTCCTATTGTTGCTACTGTTTTgctctattttcttttattttgcttCATGAGTATTGAATTACACCCGGTTGGtaatatgattaaaatcaatgtcAATGTAACTATCTTTAGCCATCACAATAAGTATGGGTATGGTTGGGTGGTGCGGAACTCTTCTAGTCAGATTATTATGACTTGGACAGTAAGCTAAATGGGAATGGTTGATCCTGTTCTTACTAAAGCTATCGGAGTTAAAGAAGTGTTGAGCTAGTTGAAATAAACAGGACAATATGATGTGGTGGTGGAATCGAACAATTTGGTCACGATCCAAGCTATCCAAAGGTCATTAAATGATTTTTGTTATTCTGCATTTCAGAGTGCAGActaattatttcaaatttaaatattgtattttttatttttgtcaagTGATTTGCTAATCGTGTTGCTTTCACTATTTGGCTAGAGCTTCATGATTAAATGTTAGTTGTACTTATTCGAATTTTACAATTCTCAATAGTTTACGTGATGTTCTATGAAATTgctaaaataatatttgtacATTAcaatagtttttttaaaaaaaatgtatatttcaATAGTTATAAGCAAAAACACAAATGACAGTTGAGCAACGTGGGGATTGAACACAAATCATAGAGAAAATAATTCTTACCAATGCAATGAGTCAgctcaaaaattaatataaatattgaaTTTATCGAAAAATATTCTTTCATTAAATGTTTAATACCTCATtgtattggatttttttttaattaaaaaagaaaagaaaataagtaTTTCCTTTTCATTTCAGATCCGGTATCAATTACTTCCTtctatttaatttttagtttctcACTAAAAAGGGACCAAATTTGCCACCAAAAGAAATGTATATAACATAACTTATtgctcaatatatatataataataacttatttgttaaaaaaaaaaaaaaacagaacttACAATCCATTTTTAACATCCAATTTGAATATCATAAATAATGTTTATTGTTTTACTCTTCAAACAACACCCAAGAGTGTAAGTTACATACAAGTACAAGGAACACAATCTAAACCTTTCAATCAACTTCTAAAGTATCAAAACATCACATTTGTTTCAATTGTTGAAAGATACTATACCTATTGCGAATCAGACTAGACTcatcaaaaaatatttattgactTTCGAGTTTAGGGTAAGAAAAAgaagtaaaaataaattagttcTACCAGCCTGAGAAATGTATTACTACCAATTCCTAGGTTTTCCTGGCATCTTCCTGTCTTAAGACAACTTTCTGcattaaagagacaaaaataAACTCAATACCATTTGCATAGCAACACCATGTTTTGAAGAAAGAGTCACCAACGAAGCCTCACCATACCTTATGGTTGCAATATCCAGTAAAATCCTCGTGCTGCGCTGCATAGGCGGACATTCTTTTACAGGATGAGGATCTATACAAACATCAAATAAAGCTTAGTAGTATACATTTAtagaaacagaactaggaaaAAACAAGTTCGTTTGTAGGGTCGGAACTGAAAGTAAAGTTGAATATAACAAATACCCTAAAAGGCTAAAACTAATTCTATCATCCCCAACTAAACTACATAGTGAGACCTGACAATCGAAAGGTAGAGTTAATGGTGATTCCTTGTAAGGTAGGTAATGACTAATGAGTATGCAGATTATCCAAGTGAAGTTGATCTACAGGTATGAGTTAGCATTAGGAGATACGTTCTCTTTTAGGTAACGTCATCACTGTTTCTTAAGTGCCGCTAATAGGAAATTAGAGAAAATGGTGTTTGAAAAGAGTAAAAGCAAAAGACACACACAGCTATTTATGTTGAATCAAAATGCTGAAGAAAGAATAAACAACAAGACagtgatatatataaaaaaattctacATTCTAACCCAAGCAATATcacaatctaaaaaaaataagatatcttAGAAGAAGCTTTAGGCTTTAAAAACTAAACAGCAACACTTGCAATATTTCGACTCGGTGCACTGAAAGAGCATGAATACCTATTCTTGGCAGTTATGCATCAGAAATTCCTTTATATCCTTCTTTCTCAAGAATTTTGGCTATGTTGATGTCTCCTGTCTTCACAATTTTTCCATCCTCCTATTGTCCAAAGAAGCAAATAATGACATTGCAATGGAGTGATAAATTTCAATAACTTGTTTATAACTGCTTTGTAATAATAACAACACCATAGTGAAAGGAGAACAACTACATTAGCAGAACATCATATTCCAATGACAATAGcttttttctataattttaatttgatcACTAACAACTACTTATCTTTAATAATTTTCAGTTTACATCCAAAAGTTAAAAAATCGTAAGTTAACATGCCAAGATACCATCAAAGTCTAGCTGTTTCAATATACTAGAAATACCATATATGGATTTCTTAAGTTTGTTTTCTCCCAAACAAGTATCTTCCGAGAAATTGTGACTATAATAATCAAACCAAGTAACCTTCActcaaatagaaattaaaaaaaaaaatggaagcaAAATGGACAAACAACTTTGAATCGGGAATAACATATTCTTGAGAcagaaactgaaaaaaaaaattaaaaaaaatctttgacTTTGAATGAAAAAGAGACAAACTGCGATACAAGAAGTCGTCACCAGTTCATATGCAACACACCAAAAGTTCACTTCCAGCCTATG is a window from the Cannabis sativa cultivar Pink pepper isolate KNU-18-1 chromosome 1, ASM2916894v1, whole genome shotgun sequence genome containing:
- the LOC115706399 gene encoding uncharacterized protein LOC115706399, with product MKSGVSFLSRVMEKGSFVRIFTFDPTQIMAQSNTNMGPLIIGGHEPKLLDPQLRMGLIILVHGLISWNLDSEAYFPKFSIPIGPGPFPKGHVQFKQNPFFPKPTRISDYTYKDTMKIFFPYVYSVYWRSTSQLPRQSVANYHAMDGRESLYFMLERVFSLMLLEKLSYVILNEGWERKHQLDELYIEVALWKYNYQFLVCNVSLSFLGPHCCWVFDRGKKMNPEHNQFLANSVFCPSLLDRLSGAPFAATTATVLPFFLHAKGDTINLLSWFFDRGRLTKERCLSPSLNIIHLLAWFFDRGRAKNCCGGLCSSP